In Paracoccus methylovorus, a genomic segment contains:
- a CDS encoding HesB/IscA family protein: MNTGLNLPPRVTERAFARLAEINGAGPARPLRIAVAGGGCSGFQYDIRLDDAAEDDLVLSADGQSVVVDPVSLPFLAGATIDFADELIGARFTIENPNASSSCGCGTSFSI, from the coding sequence ATGAACACAGGTCTGAACCTGCCCCCTAGGGTGACCGAACGCGCCTTTGCGCGCCTGGCCGAGATCAACGGCGCAGGCCCTGCACGCCCGCTGCGCATCGCGGTCGCCGGCGGCGGTTGTTCGGGGTTCCAATATGATATCCGATTGGACGACGCGGCCGAGGACGATCTGGTACTCAGCGCAGACGGCCAAAGCGTCGTGGTCGATCCGGTCTCGCTGCCTTTTCTTGCCGGTGCCACTATCGACTTCGCCGACGAATTGATCGGCGCGCGCTTCACCATCGAAAACCCCAATGCCAGCTCGTCCTGCGGCTGCGGCACGTCCTTTTCCATCTGA